The genomic segment TGTATCCCGAATCGTTTCCCATAGAGCCGAAAAAGCTCATAACATCATCGGCTAAAATAACAAGGACCGCTGCCCAGATTGAAGCCTTTGCTCCGGTTCCGACCTGTCCGTGTCCCACAAATTCGGTAAGACCGAACAGAATCGTCGTCAATCCCCATACGATGTAGCCTATAGAGATAAATCTTCTTCTCGAACCGATTCTATCCGACAGTGTCCCGAATATGAAGGTTGAGAATGTTGTGACCAAAGCGCTGGTAATAACCATGAGCGTTACGATAGAGGAATCTTTTGCAATCTTTGCATACACAAAGGTATTAAACCATTGATTTTCGATATTCCAGCATAACTGCCCCGCAAGACCTAAGCCCCACATTAAAAACCAAAACCGTTTTGTTCCAATAAGACTTTTTTCAGTTTTCATCATATCTATCCAAGATAAAGTAAGGAGTGTTAAAAGTCTGTAATTCGTGGTATGGTTAGATTAGAAAGAAAAAAAAACAATACCACAAAAGAAATTACAGACCTGAATCAGTGTAACGCAAACTTAAGATAATTGCTATCCTTGATCAACTTTAATGAGGCTGTTGCAGCCGGCTTGAATACTCTTTGTTACGACGCATATAAAAATTTGCTTGACAGCGCTTTATTGTAGGGATTCACATCTGTTCAAGATAAATTTTTATGATAATTGTATGAATTCTTTACTATGGATTATTTCATGGTTTGAATTTCTGATATTTGGAATACTGTTTTTTATCGGGGTTCCGAGATCGATTTTACAGAATATTCCGGCAAGGTAACCGGCTCACTACTTCTTGTGTATATCTTCTGCCTTCAATTCCTCCGTAAGATAGTCATCGCTCATACAATGCATATCGGAAATGCCGTCTTTCATTAATTTATATGTTACCGAATGATAGAATTTTTGTAAGGCTGCATCTAAACCGATATGCTCTTTTTCGGCATACAGAGCGATAACCCGTGCATATTTTTTTTGCAGCAAAACCGGATGCGCTAACATATACTCTTAAATCCTTTGTACTGTAAGTACTTATCAATAATGGACTGCGTTTTAAAGCATATCTGCCAATTCGGTTTTTCGTATTGCAGCCGTTTCAGTGCTTCTGCTTTATCAATCAATCCGTCAAAAAAAAGTTCCACCGTATTAAATACCTTATCATTTGCAATTCCGCCTTCAATTATATCATATCGATTATAATCACTTGGCATAGTACCGGCTCTGCATTTCAAAATAAAATCAAGCCATGCTTCGGTATAGGCTTCAAAAGAGAGAACAACGCATTCTTTATAAACAGACACATCAAGTTCGTAGTATGAGATGATCCCGTTTTTCCGCCGCGTTGTATATTTTTCGCACCACTTTTTTGCTTGTTCATAAAACGGTGTGGTATAAAATCCCTTGCCGAAATCCACTCTAAGCCGCGAGTGCTCGGTGTCAGGCTGAGCAATAATCCGATCAGAGCCGTGATACACGATTATACTTTTATCCCGCATTGATCCATCGCCTCAAGTATATCATTGATGATGTATTCCTTATCTTGAGTATGCAGTACATCATAATGCGCAACAATATAGTCGTAGAGAAAGCTGCTTGATTCTGCGAGCGCCGTATAGATATGCTCGGCATCCGTTTTTAAGCGGAGTGCAAGGTTCTCTATGCAGAATATCACAAATTCAAGTTCATCCGTGTTTTTAATTCGATCATTCATTTGTAACCCACTACCGATCATTACCCATTAGCTACAGCCCACTCTTTGATTGTGCGCTTTTTTTCATCAAATCTCGCACCAATAAGCACAATCTTTTTTCCGTCCATCTTATACTGACCTGAATAATTCTGCTCTTTTATCTGATTGAGTGCATCTTCCGCAGTACCGTTACCGGAAAGTTTAAACTCAAAGAGGTAGATACTATCTGCAGTAGTAACCACGCAGTCAGCTCGTCCGGTACTACAATGCACCTCAGTCTGCACAAACTGTCCCATCAGCGCAAAGACCAAATACACTGCCGTTTGATAGTTTTGTTCCCGCAGCTTCATGTTTTCTTCGGTGAAGTTATCATACGGTATACCTGCTATGATTGACCTCATCCGTTCCATAAAAGAGTCAACTTTCCCCTCACGGATGTCTTGTACAAACTGCCATACCGACTTGCCTGTATCACCGAGCGGTAAACTTGAATATGCAGGCAGTAGATTTTCTAAAAAGCCGTATCGTACTTCATCATTCGGAAAGCCGAGCTTATACAGCCGCGCTTCTTTGATATACCCTATAATCGTCAAGTACCCTGATTGAAACAGAATGGGTAAGGCATTTTCTGTCACAGCACGATACGTTTCCAACCCCGATTCATTGAGTTCGACATTACCGTCCAAATCCGGAACAAAATAATGCGCTTCTTTTAAGTAATTGACTAAAAAAGTCGGTGTTCCCGTACTGAACCAATAGCTTTTGATTTCTCTTTTTGCTAAAGCACTCAAGACGCTGTAGGGATTATACATGCCTTCCCCTGCCGGATGGAACAGATAACCGTCGTACCATTGCTTGAGCTCAGCAAGCGCTTGCTGATAAGTTAAGTCTTGCCGTGTCGCAAGTATTTGTATCTCAGGCTGAAAATTTGCTTCCAGCTCTTCTTGGGTGATGCCGCAGATGCCGGCATAATCTTCTTCCATCGATATATCCCGAAGGTTATTCAAATCACTGAAAATACTGATCTTGCTGAACTTGGTAACGCCGGTGAGGAAGGCAAAGCGGATATATTGATCGCAGGTTTTGATTACGGAGTAAAATGCTTTAAGGGTATTGCGGTATTGCTCATTTAATGTTTCATTTACCCCCATGGTTTGCAGTAAGGGTTTATCGTACTCGTCTACAAGGATGACTACTTGCTTACCGGTTTGTTGGCAGGCTCGTGTAATAACACCGGCAAAACGGAGTGCAAAATTTTGTTCGGATGGTTCAACCCCATATAGTTTTTCCCATTTGCAGAGATGACCATTCAGATTCATACCGAGCTCATCAGATTCTATATAGTTGCCCGTATTAAAATCCAGATACAATACCGGATATGCTTCCCATGCTGCCCGTTGTTCGAACTCCGCTTGTTCTTCCTCGGCTTTTTCAAGATACAGACCTTTAAACAGTTCTTTTTGCCCGAGAAAATACGCCTCAAGTGTTGAAAGAAACAGGCTTTTTCCGAACCGGCGCGGACGGCTTAAGAAATACGGATTAGACGACTGGATAAGCTGTCGGACAAATGCGGTTTTATCAACATAAAGGTAGCCATCCCTGCGTAGTTTTTCAAAACTCTGTATGCCGACCGGCAGTTTTCGTGAAAAGTTCATACCGGTATTATAGCATGGAGATTGCCGTTCTGCAATTTACTCAGTCTGATACGTTTACCCATCCTCCCATCACCATCACTTAATCACATACAGCACTCCGCCGCTTCGTCCGAAGATTTCGTTTTCGTACATACACTCGGCGGTTGCGGGCGGGCAGGGGAATACACCGCGGCGGGCTGCACGGAATTTAAAGCGTACCGTGGTGCCGCCTTTGTCCCAACTGTTCCAGAAATACTGAACTTCGTTGTCGTATATCTGCTGCTTACTGAGATCCCGCCAATCAGTCCACGACTCTTCCGTATTTTCTTCCTCGTAATCGTTTGATGCGGTGGTAACGAAGGCTGCGTCTAAAATTTCCGCGCCTGACGGAATGGGCGCCCGCAGTGCGACAAACGTATAGTCCTTTCCCGACGAGAGGCGGATTGCCATTTCGTAGGTTTTGCCGCTTTCGAGGGTGATCATCGAGCTGTTCTCCGACTCCGGCGTTACGATTGTATCTGCTGCGATGTCGCGGATAGTACAGGAAACACCGAGCCCCTCGTCGCGCGGCTGCTGGCGTTCCTGCGGTAGTGCATACGCAAGCGAGGCTGTGTAGTAGAGCTGTCCCGTACCGGTTTTGGTAAAGCGGAGCGGCAGCAGGGTATCCCGCTTTGCTCCCGACACAGGCTGTTCTTTAAAGGAGAACATTTGGAAAGCCGGTTTTGCTGCCGCTCCTTTGAACGCCGCGGTGAGCAGGTCTCCGCCGGGCAGCGATGCCGCAGCGGTAAGGTCGGTAGCATCAAGCTGTGCATACTGAATATATTCGTACACTGCTTCCAGCACGTGAGCGGTAGTCGCCGTATTTTGCCAATAGCCGCCTTTTTGACGCTGGAGCAGTGTGTACAGCACTGCCCGTACCGCATCCTCGCGGCTATGGTCGGGCGCCGCTTTTACCAAGCTCTGCAGAATAAGCGCTAAGTCGAGGGAAAGGTCGCTTCCGAACCAGAAGCGGTAGCCTTGTAACGGCGGTACCGCGAGCGATACGCTGCGGGTGGTAAAGCGGCAGGAGTTTATAATCCGTTCCGTACACTTCGCCGCCTTCGCTGTATCTCCGGCGCGGTTCCGCTGTGTGTAGGTTAAGCTTAGCAATGCAAGGGCTGCAAGATCATTCGGCTGCGCGGTGTAGTCTTCCAGCTGAGGAATTACACGCGCCTGAACTGCCGTCAAAATGCTCTCATCAAAACCGGCGTTGTTCATTGCCAGTACAAAGCAGGCGTAGGCTTGTAAGTACGGCGATAGTGTTTTCCTATTTGCAAGCAGCTGCGAGCGAATATAGTCGGTCAGTTTTTTTGTATTGACGGCAATATCATCTTGGCTGTATCCGCGCTGCTGTGCGGCGGCGCAGATATGCGCAATCCGTAAACTGACATAAAAGTCCGCGTACCAGCCGCCCGGCCAGTAGGGGAAGCCGCCTTCGGACGTTTGTTCCCGCGCCCATGCCGCCATCGTTTTTTTGACCGTATGCCGGACATTCGGTACCTTACTTTTAAGCGAGAATACGTCGATGTAGTTTTCAAACAGGACGAGCGGTAGAATGCGGGCGGACTGCTGTTCCATGCAGAGGAACGGATAGTCGAATACGTAATCAATAGCCGATGACAGCGCGCCGAGTCCGCTTGAATCCAGCGTCAGACTGAGCGAGCCGGTATTTTCATCTGCCATAGACGGAATGATCAGCCCCTCGGCTGCTTCGTTTTCATCTTTTGCGATAGCGCCGGTTGAAGTTACGGTTTCAAAGACAAAGGGGCGTTCGATAACGAGCGGCTGAATCAGTTTTTCTTTGAGCGCATCGGAAGAAACGGTAAACACCGCCTCTACCGTGCCCGCCTTTACCGCTGCAATGTCAAAGTAGACCGCAGCCTGCTGTCCGCCTGCAACGGTAACCGTATGCGTTGTCTCCCCGTCGATAAAGGCGGCTCCGCGGTGCGGTATGCCGACCGTCGAGGTATCCTGTCCCTGTCCATTTTTTTGACCGGCGGCATTTCCCGCGCTGCCTTGCTGACCGCCCTGTGCATCGGCGGCGGAATCATCCTGCGAGCCGGGTTCGCGGACTGAGGCGCGTATCGTAATGCTATGGGCGCGGGTGTCCACATTGGAAATGAGGACGCCGCATTCTGCCGTATCCCGTTCGCGGAGGCGGCGGGGCATAACCGGCAGGATGTTGACGGTGTTCTGCACGGTAATCTCTTCTTCGTGCAGGGCAAAAAGGTCGGTATGTGCTCCGACGGCGGTAAGCCGGTAGCTGGTCAGCGTATCCGGCAGCTTAAAGGTTGCCGTTACCTTACCGTTTGAATCCGTCTTTAAGATAGGAATAAACACCGCAGTCGGGTTAAAGTCGCTGCGTTCCGCTTCATCATCCCCTTTCCCGCCGTCCGAATCGCCGCCTGCAAGGGTTTTCGCTTCTTCCATAACGGGATCCATCAGCCACGCGCGGGAATCTCCGCCGATGACACCGAGCTGGAAATTGTCGGGATCATAGAAGAAGTCGAGCGGATTGGGCACGTGATAATCTAGTAAATCGAGGACACCGCGGTCTACGGCAAGCAGGGTGAGTTCCGCATTGGCCAAGGGCTTACCGCCTCTTGTCGCCGTCAGTGTAACGGTTGCTTCCTCTCCGGGCTTGTACACAGACTTATCCGCGGCGAGTTCGACGGAGAATGCTTTGACGCGGGTATTTACAAAGACCGGCGTCATACCGAAAATGCCTTTCGGCTTATCAAGGTCAAGTTCACCGTGCTTGTGCTGCGGCTCCTTTGTCCGTACCGAATACGACGACACCGCGACATACACTACGGGAATATAGTTGCTTGCGACGGGAATTTCCAAAACTTGAGTATTTCCGTCGAGTTCGCGGATTTCTTCCGTAAAAATACCTTCGCGCTCTACCGTGATGAGGTATCTTCCCGCAGGGAGCGGGCTTTGCATCAAAATGCGGGCGGTGTCGCCGGGGTTGTACAGCGATTGGTCGGGCGTTAGGCGCACGGCATCTTCATAATCGCGATCCCAAAAGCTCGCGCCCGATCCGGTAACATAGAAGCGGTAATCGGTTTTGAATGTGCGCCCTGCGGTATCGGTTCCGCTCATACTCAGAATATATGAACCGGCATTTTTCGGCGTTACCTGCACCGTTCCCTTTGCAGCGGGTTTCACGGTTGCCGTATGCTCGGTGATGTTTTCTTTTTCGTAGTTTGAGTAAATGCTGCCGCCCGAACCGCGCTCCTGCACGAGTTTCCAGTTTTCCCTGATCAGCTCAACGGTAAAATCTCCCGCGGCCGGTTTGGTGTCGTCAAGCGGATTGCCGTCGGGGGAGGCGAGGATGAACGGGAAGGTGAGCTTTTGTCCCTTTTGCGCAAAGCCGGTAAGGTTTTCAGGCCGTGCAAGCCCGATGTAGAGCGCTGCCGGATGCACCATAACGGTATTCCGTGCGGAAATTTGCTGATTGCTGATGTCGGTTATCGAAACCTCGGCGCTGTAGCGATAGGGGAGGCCGATAATGCCTTCCGAAGCCGCCGCTTGGCAGGAAAGTTCCGCCGTACCCGTGTTCGACAGTTTTCCGGAAAACGATGCAACATGATCGATACCATAGCCCGATACTCCGAACCGATAGTCCTTTAATGCCGCATGGTTAGGGCTGAAAGAGGCACCCTGCCGCATCCAGCTTCCGCTATATGCAGCCTTGCCAAGCCCCCCGCCCGAAAGGTACGAGGCGGATACTGCCGCTTTGATGGTATCTCCCATAATGACCGGCTGTTGCGGCATAGTTACTTCCGCCTGAAATTTCAGCTTTTCAAAATACGCAACGGTGATGGGGCATTCCTGCGCTTGGCGGTTGTTATCGTCGTCAGTCCGCCGGTAGGTCAGACTGTAGGAGCCGGGTGCTAAATCTTCCGGTAAGTCGAATGCTCCCCAAAAGCTCCCCGAATCGGTACAGGCGCCTTCTTGTTCTGCAACTTCGACCTCATCTCCTTCCGATGAATAACCCGATAACGTGATGATGTACTGCCCCTCGTACGGTGTGAAAGTATTGAATGTTTGTGTGCGGTCGATACCTCTGAACGAAACCGTTTCTCCGGGTTTATACAGCCCTCTGTCCGAAAAGAGGAACGTCCGCTGATGTGTTTCAGCAACTTCCGGCGGATAGTACGCTGCAGGAACATCGAAGCGCCACGGGCTGTGGGTATGCGGATAAAAAACAGCTTTATCCCCGTCTTTTTCTACAAATACGGCAGCATAATTTTTCGCATTGCGGAAAAAGCGGATACTTTTGCTTCCGTAGGGAAGGACGGCAAGTCCTTCTTTATCGGTGGTGCCGGAGGCAAAGGGATCTTGCGCACCTTCTTCGGGGCTTACCGTTTCATTCTTATCGGTTTTCGCATCGTACAGGTATACCGAAGCGCCTTCAACGGGTTCTCCTGTCGAGAGCTTAGAAACCAGTACGACGGTTTTATTGAGTGCGGAACGGACGGTAATGCCGAGATCCGTTACCTGCACGGTCGAGGTTCGGCGGTTGACGCGGGGATTTTTATCCCGCTGAGAATAGGGCGGGAGTGTTACTTCCGAATCGATGCAGACAAAGCCCTTGCCGTTTTCAAGGTAGGGGTCAAGGTCGGCGAGTTCAAATAGCCGTTTATTCCGTACGGAAGCATCTAAGGTCTTTGCCTTTGAACGGTCATAAGCCTCTCCCCAGGAGCTTAGATCAAGCGGATTGCCGGTTTTTGCGATTGCATAGCTCGACGGGGAAAGAATATTTTGATATTCAAGCAGATATTTATGCGGATACGCCGCTTCCAGCATCAGATGTCCCGTATCGGTATATTGCACAAAACTCGGTGCATCGGGAACGGTAACCGTATAGGATGCAGCGGAGACAAGAGCTCTGCCGTAGGTGTCCTTTATGCCGTTTTGTACGGTAACGGTGTATGTTTCTTGGGGTGCGACCGGCAAGCCGTGAATAAGTACGGTTGAATAGTATGATTCTGCATTGTGCACTTCGATGTTTTTTTCACCGAATGTAAGCGCCGGTTTTATGGAAATATTGTTGAGTATGGTCTTTTTATCCACCGGATGGGAGAACCGGAGCTCTATCGGGTTTTTATAGCCGTAGTCGTTATGATAAACCGATGCGTTCTTACAGGTAAACGGCTTGAGCGTATGGTATTGCGCCGTGGTAAGGGAGCCGTCCGGACGTTTTGCCGCTACGGTAACCGTTGCATTAAAGGGGATTTTGCCGTTGATATTCACCAATACGTTAAAGTCGTTTTCCCCTTCGAGGCGGCTAACGGTAGCACGGTATGGAACCGCTTGTTTCCCTGCTTCCTGTACCGATACGGAAAGAATCGATTGCAGTTCGGCAGGCTGTACCGGATAATTGAAGCGGAGCTGTACATCGTTTGCCGCTTCCGGAATCAGGTTGGCGGTGTTGATGGGTATCCACCGGTCGGAGTTTTTCCGCAGCATATAGCCGGGCTGAGAATAGGTGATTCGGAGCACTTCGCTGGTAACGGTGAACTGCTTTTTTCCTTCTATTTGTTTTCCGTTGAGCGCCCGTACGCTGTCTTTAACGGTTATCGTGTATTGCTGACCGGGTTTAAGGCTTTCTTCAGGTTCAAAAGCAAGGTACCGCGAGCCGTACCAGCGGAATATGCCTTTTACGGCAGGACTAATCGATAGGTATGGAGACTCCGTTTCCGGTTTGCCGAGGGCGCCGATTGCCTTAACCGGCAGCGAGAACACGACATAAAAGGACGGCGAGGTTACCGCCGCGGGAATCTTGCCTTTCGGTCCCCAATCGGCAACCGTAAGCGCTCCGCTCTGCGGAAGGTCGATGGTTTCCGCTTCGCCTTTGGTTTGCTCTCCGGTCTCTGCCGTCAATTGAGGCGTGTAGGAGGTTTTGTATGCCGTAAGCGCCCGTATCCCGGGAATGACCGAGACATCTTTTGCCGATGATTGCGGAGCGGGCGCTTTAAACGCCGGTATCTTTGCATTCTGTACGGGTTCGGGCGTTTCTATTGCATACTGCGGTAAAAACTGCTTTTCAAAATCCGAAATATTCGGATCATTGTACTTGCGCTGCGTCTGTTCTTGCAGCTTTGCGATATACGCTTTTTGATTCGCATCGCCCGAACTTGAACCTTTGCCGCAGCCGGCGATAAGAACCGTCATAGTTATGATCATTAAAACAATACCGGATTTTTTCATCGCTCTTTGTACTCCATTCAACTCATCAGTAGTTGGGACACTTAAAAACTAAAGGTTTATAAATGCTTCTAATATTATACAAGAGCCACAGTGAATATACAACACGGTATTTCACGGCTATCGCTATCATTAAAGAAAATTTTGCGCAAAAGAAAATTTTAAGTTGATGATTTGCACAGATGAAAGATAAAAGGGATAATTATGAAGTATCTTTGCTATTGGAGATTGATGGGGGATAAGATGAGACCGGCGGGATTCGAACCCGCCACCTACTGCTTAGAAGGCAGTTGCTCTATCCAAATGAGCTACGATCTCCTGAACTCGCAGTGAACACTGCAAATATGGTATATGTATACAATAGGAGTGAAAAAAAGTCAAGGTTTATTTTCAGCCGCTGAAATAGCGCGGCTGAAAAACGCTGCGAGTTTGCTTACGCAAACATCGCTTATTGACGTGTGCGCTATCGCGCACGAATTCAACGGTCTCAAAAATTGATATTTTGTTCGACTGTTGAATTTTAAGGAACCTATCGTGCAAACGCATCAGACTGTTTCTAGTAGCCCCAATTATTTTGCGCTTTTGCTCTACTCTACCTGATGCATTTGCCCTGCTATTGAATTATTTAATTAAAAATCATTCCTAATATTTGACTTATTACCGTAAATATACTATTTTGTGTGCATGAAAATATTATATTTATGTCTCGTTTTTAGTATTTTTGCGTTCGGCTGTTCCGCTAAACAGGAACAGACCGCCACTTCTGTCACAACGCCGGATTCGAGTGCCCAGTCAACCGCTGCTGCTTCTGCGGCAGTGCAAACATCTGCGGCTCAACATACCAATATCGATCTGGTTTCAGCGCTCAGTTCGCTCGGGTTTTATGTGTATGAGCAGCCGATTGATCTGCCGATAGCCGCGCCCATACCTGCACTTACGGGTGAGCCTGTTAAAGTGAGCGATTTTATCGGTAACATCACGCTCCTCAATTTTTGGGCGACATGGTGTCCGCCGTGCCGTGCGGAAATGCCTTCCATCGAGCGCTTATACCAGCAGATGAGCGGTACAAACTTCCGGATTGTTGCCGTCGATGCCGGCGAACACCGTTCGCAAGTCGCATCTTTTATCAAGAAAAATAAGTATACATTCCCTATCTATTTAGATGAATCGAATGCGTTGTCGTCTATCTTTGCGGCACGCGGGCTCCCTTCTACCTACCTCGTTAATAAAGAAGGAAAGGTTATCGCTGCACGTGTTGGGGCGATGGAGTATGACCAAGCGGAATTGATAAAGCTGCTCAAGGAATTGGCCGATGGGTAGTGCCTCTCTTCCCGGCTTATTCGGAGCTTTTTTTGCAGGGCTGCTTTCGTTTTTAAGTCCCTGCGTCCTGCCGCTTATCCCTGTCTATCTTTCTTTTATTTCAGGCGAATCGCTGGCTCAAATCCGTGAAGGCAGCAGCGGTCGTATGCGCCTTTTCCTGCGCAGTGTTAGCTTTGTACTGGGATTTACGGTTGTGTTTGTGCTGCTTGCAATTTTATTCGGTACGGGCGCCCGCTTTATCGGCAGTGCCGTACCGCGTATGATTATGCGGGGGGCAGGGGTGCTTGTTATCTTGCTCGGCCTTAACATGCTCTTCGATTTTATACCGTTTTTACGCGGGGAGATAAAAGCGCAGGCGCCGAATACTGCCGCGAGTTTTTCAAAGGCTTTTGTATTCGGTATGTTGTTTGCCGCCGGATGGAGTCCCTGTATCGGGCCGATATTGTCGTCTATTTTGCTCTTTGCGGCTCAGGCAGGTAATATCGTAAAAGCAGCCTTTTTGCTTGGGGCGTATTCGCTCGGGCTCGGCATCCCTTTCTTGCTGGTAGGGTTGTTTTTTGATAAAGCGGAACCGGTGCTGCAGTGGTTCAAGCGGCATACGCGCGGGGTTAAAATAACTGCCGGATTGCTGATTATCTTCTTCGGTATATTGATGGTAACCGCCGGTTTAGCGAGCATTACAACCTTCTTTGTAAAGTTAGGCTATGCGCTTGAAGAATATGCACAGACAGGGACGCCACCGTTCAGCACTATTGCCGGTGCGTTTGCCCGCTGGCTACTGTTCCAAGGTGTTTAGGGATTGTTTATACTCAAGTTTTTGAAAACTTATCTTGAGAATATGCAAGTGCGCAGTCTAAAAATTCCTGCAAATATGTCGGGACTGTA from the Treponema medium genome contains:
- a CDS encoding DUF3791 domain-containing protein produces the protein MLAHPVLLQKKYARVIALYAEKEHIGLDAALQKFYHSVTYKLMKDGISDMHCMSDDYLTEELKAEDIHKK
- a CDS encoding DUF3990 domain-containing protein; its protein translation is MRDKSIIVYHGSDRIIAQPDTEHSRLRVDFGKGFYTTPFYEQAKKWCEKYTTRRKNGIISYYELDVSVYKECVVLSFEAYTEAWLDFILKCRAGTMPSDYNRYDIIEGGIANDKVFNTVELFFDGLIDKAEALKRLQYEKPNWQICFKTQSIIDKYLQYKGFKSIC
- a CDS encoding DUF3791 domain-containing protein: MNDRIKNTDELEFVIFCIENLALRLKTDAEHIYTALAESSSFLYDYIVAHYDVLHTQDKEYIINDILEAMDQCGIKV
- a CDS encoding ATP-binding protein, whose translation is MNFSRKLPVGIQSFEKLRRDGYLYVDKTAFVRQLIQSSNPYFLSRPRRFGKSLFLSTLEAYFLGQKELFKGLYLEKAEEEQAEFEQRAAWEAYPVLYLDFNTGNYIESDELGMNLNGHLCKWEKLYGVEPSEQNFALRFAGVITRACQQTGKQVVILVDEYDKPLLQTMGVNETLNEQYRNTLKAFYSVIKTCDQYIRFAFLTGVTKFSKISIFSDLNNLRDISMEEDYAGICGITQEELEANFQPEIQILATRQDLTYQQALAELKQWYDGYLFHPAGEGMYNPYSVLSALAKREIKSYWFSTGTPTFLVNYLKEAHYFVPDLDGNVELNESGLETYRAVTENALPILFQSGYLTIIGYIKEARLYKLGFPNDEVRYGFLENLLPAYSSLPLGDTGKSVWQFVQDIREGKVDSFMERMRSIIAGIPYDNFTEENMKLREQNYQTAVYLVFALMGQFVQTEVHCSTGRADCVVTTADSIYLFEFKLSGNGTAEDALNQIKEQNYSGQYKMDGKKIVLIGARFDEKKRTIKEWAVANG
- a CDS encoding Ig-like domain-containing alpha-2-macroglobulin family protein, with the translated sequence MKKSGIVLMIITMTVLIAGCGKGSSSGDANQKAYIAKLQEQTQRKYNDPNISDFEKQFLPQYAIETPEPVQNAKIPAFKAPAPQSSAKDVSVIPGIRALTAYKTSYTPQLTAETGEQTKGEAETIDLPQSGALTVADWGPKGKIPAAVTSPSFYVVFSLPVKAIGALGKPETESPYLSISPAVKGIFRWYGSRYLAFEPEESLKPGQQYTITVKDSVRALNGKQIEGKKQFTVTSEVLRITYSQPGYMLRKNSDRWIPINTANLIPEAANDVQLRFNYPVQPAELQSILSVSVQEAGKQAVPYRATVSRLEGENDFNVLVNINGKIPFNATVTVAAKRPDGSLTTAQYHTLKPFTCKNASVYHNDYGYKNPIELRFSHPVDKKTILNNISIKPALTFGEKNIEVHNAESYYSTVLIHGLPVAPQETYTVTVQNGIKDTYGRALVSAASYTVTVPDAPSFVQYTDTGHLMLEAAYPHKYLLEYQNILSPSSYAIAKTGNPLDLSSWGEAYDRSKAKTLDASVRNKRLFELADLDPYLENGKGFVCIDSEVTLPPYSQRDKNPRVNRRTSTVQVTDLGITVRSALNKTVVLVSKLSTGEPVEGASVYLYDAKTDKNETVSPEEGAQDPFASGTTDKEGLAVLPYGSKSIRFFRNAKNYAAVFVEKDGDKAVFYPHTHSPWRFDVPAAYYPPEVAETHQRTFLFSDRGLYKPGETVSFRGIDRTQTFNTFTPYEGQYIITLSGYSSEGDEVEVAEQEGACTDSGSFWGAFDLPEDLAPGSYSLTYRRTDDDNNRQAQECPITVAYFEKLKFQAEVTMPQQPVIMGDTIKAAVSASYLSGGGLGKAAYSGSWMRQGASFSPNHAALKDYRFGVSGYGIDHVASFSGKLSNTGTAELSCQAAASEGIIGLPYRYSAEVSITDISNQQISARNTVMVHPAALYIGLARPENLTGFAQKGQKLTFPFILASPDGNPLDDTKPAAGDFTVELIRENWKLVQERGSGGSIYSNYEKENITEHTATVKPAAKGTVQVTPKNAGSYILSMSGTDTAGRTFKTDYRFYVTGSGASFWDRDYEDAVRLTPDQSLYNPGDTARILMQSPLPAGRYLITVEREGIFTEEIRELDGNTQVLEIPVASNYIPVVYVAVSSYSVRTKEPQHKHGELDLDKPKGIFGMTPVFVNTRVKAFSVELAADKSVYKPGEEATVTLTATRGGKPLANAELTLLAVDRGVLDLLDYHVPNPLDFFYDPDNFQLGVIGGDSRAWLMDPVMEEAKTLAGGDSDGGKGDDEAERSDFNPTAVFIPILKTDSNGKVTATFKLPDTLTSYRLTAVGAHTDLFALHEEEITVQNTVNILPVMPRRLRERDTAECGVLISNVDTRAHSITIRASVREPGSQDDSAADAQGGQQGSAGNAAGQKNGQGQDTSTVGIPHRGAAFIDGETTHTVTVAGGQQAAVYFDIAAVKAGTVEAVFTVSSDALKEKLIQPLVIERPFVFETVTSTGAIAKDENEAAEGLIIPSMADENTGSLSLTLDSSGLGALSSAIDYVFDYPFLCMEQQSARILPLVLFENYIDVFSLKSKVPNVRHTVKKTMAAWAREQTSEGGFPYWPGGWYADFYVSLRIAHICAAAQQRGYSQDDIAVNTKKLTDYIRSQLLANRKTLSPYLQAYACFVLAMNNAGFDESILTAVQARVIPQLEDYTAQPNDLAALALLSLTYTQRNRAGDTAKAAKCTERIINSCRFTTRSVSLAVPPLQGYRFWFGSDLSLDLALILQSLVKAAPDHSREDAVRAVLYTLLQRQKGGYWQNTATTAHVLEAVYEYIQYAQLDATDLTAAASLPGGDLLTAAFKGAAAKPAFQMFSFKEQPVSGAKRDTLLPLRFTKTGTGQLYYTASLAYALPQERQQPRDEGLGVSCTIRDIAADTIVTPESENSSMITLESGKTYEMAIRLSSGKDYTFVALRAPIPSGAEILDAAFVTTASNDYEEENTEESWTDWRDLSKQQIYDNEVQYFWNSWDKGGTTVRFKFRAARRGVFPCPPATAECMYENEIFGRSGGVLYVIK
- a CDS encoding TlpA family protein disulfide reductase, translated to MKILYLCLVFSIFAFGCSAKQEQTATSVTTPDSSAQSTAAASAAVQTSAAQHTNIDLVSALSSLGFYVYEQPIDLPIAAPIPALTGEPVKVSDFIGNITLLNFWATWCPPCRAEMPSIERLYQQMSGTNFRIVAVDAGEHRSQVASFIKKNKYTFPIYLDESNALSSIFAARGLPSTYLVNKEGKVIAARVGAMEYDQAELIKLLKELADG
- a CDS encoding cytochrome c biogenesis CcdA family protein, which translates into the protein MGSASLPGLFGAFFAGLLSFLSPCVLPLIPVYLSFISGESLAQIREGSSGRMRLFLRSVSFVLGFTVVFVLLAILFGTGARFIGSAVPRMIMRGAGVLVILLGLNMLFDFIPFLRGEIKAQAPNTAASFSKAFVFGMLFAAGWSPCIGPILSSILLFAAQAGNIVKAAFLLGAYSLGLGIPFLLVGLFFDKAEPVLQWFKRHTRGVKITAGLLIIFFGILMVTAGLASITTFFVKLGYALEEYAQTGTPPFSTIAGAFARWLLFQGV